The window GAGAAGGCAGCTGCTCGGCACAGCCTTGGCCTCCCCCGACAGCAGCTCCAGCTCATGGCTCAGGATGCCTTCCGAGATGTGGGCATCAGGTTACAGGAGCGTCGCCACCTGGATCTCATCTACAACTTTGGCTGTCACCTCACAGATGACTATAGGCCAGGTAGGCATTAGTGAGATACTCCTTGGTAACCCTTGTTCGTCAGGTGTGTGTGGTGGAGGGGGCATCTCTTTAGTCCCTACTTCTAGAGTTCTGGGTGACTACACTGACTTTATATCTTCCCACACAGGCATTGATCCCGCTCTGTCAGATCCTGTCCTGGCCCGGCGCCTGCGGGAGAACCGAAGCTTGGCTATGAGCCGGCTGGATGAGGTCATCTCCAAGTACGCAATGATGCAAGACAGGAATGAGGAGAGtgagagacagaagagaagagCCCGGCTCCCCCAGGCCACCTCTTCCCACTCTGAAGATACCCCCAAATCCTCGTTGGATTCTGGTGAGGTATGAAAGGAGAGACCTTGTCCTTCCCCTGCACTGGCCAGGAGGGAGTCTGGGGTGACTGATCGTGGCATGTGCAGAAGGAATTCAAGAAGCATTCCTTTGAGAATGGGGCAACAGATTCCTTCAGGAAACTCCTTTGTCCTCTGCAGGGCCCTAGTGGGATGGCATCCCAGGAGTGTCCTACCACTTCCAAGGCTGAGATCGATGATGAAgaagatgaggaaagtgaagaggaggaggaagaggaagaggaggaagacgaggaagaggaggaagacgaAGAGGAAGATGATGAGGCCACAGATTCTGAAGAAGAGGAGGATCTGGAACAGATGAAGGAAGGTCAGGGGGacgatgaagaggaggaggaggaagcaggtaTGTCAAGGAAACAGTCTTCTCGTGTGTCAGTTCTCTCTACTCTGTTGGGCACGAGCCCCCTCTTTGAgatcctttccttcttcctcttacTCTTTCTCCCAGTTCTTTTGCTACcaatctgctcttttttttttttttccagagaaggaTGGAGATAAGAGCCCTGTGTCCCCACTACCGATCTCCACTGAAAAGAACCTGGAACCTCATAAAGGGAACAATGGGTCTTCAGAGAAGCAGCAAAACAAAAGACTCACAGAGTCGCCATCTTCACTGGCAGAAGAGCCCCCGGCCCCCTCCAATGTAGTTGCTGGAAGCAGGGAAGAGCGCCTCGAGGAGCTGCCCCTGGAGGAAGAGAGCCCTATGTCTCAGCTCTTTGAGCTAGAGATTGAAGCCTTGCCCCTGGATACGACCCCTTCCCCTGAGGAGAGggacatttcctcttccaagaaaTCAGAGGACCTCCTCACCACTGTGTTGGAGAATGGGGCCGCCATGGTCACCTCCACTTCCTTCAATGGAGGCGTCTCTCCTCACACTTGGGGGGATTCCAGTCCCCCCCGCAAGAAATCTCGGAAAGAGAAGCAAACAGAAGCTGGGCCATTAGGAAAGAGGTAACAGCAACAAGGAGAAAGAGGGAAGCCATGGAGGGACTGAAGGGGCTTTCTGAGAGAAATATTATAGAAAGGAGTCTGGGGAAAAACTGCACGCTCCCCCTCCAGCCTCAGGCTCCACACACAACCCTCCTCCCATGTATGTTTCTGTCTCTAGCCATGTGGAAATGCAAAGGGCAGTGCAGAAGAACGGGCAGAAGACACATGCCCTGCCCAGCCCGCCTTCCCCCTTGGCTTCTATGGCTCCAGTTGCTGATTCCTCAACAAGGGTGGACTCTCCTAGCCATGGCTTGGTGACCAGCTCCCTCTGTAGCCCACTTCCAACCCGGTTGTCCCACACTCCCCAGTCACAACCCTCCAGGCCTGGTACTTATAAGGTAAGAGGGGGTGGCTGTGTTTCCTAACTTCATTCTCTTTCATCATTCATTTGGGGTTCTCTGAATGTTATACCCATtacctcctccctctctcttttttcccaccCTAAGTTCCCTGGCTTCTCCTCCACTATGTTCCAgacctttctgactctttgtctcTCACTCCCCTGCAGATGAGTGTGGCCACACAGTGTGATCCCGAGGAGATCATCGTGCTCTCAGACTCTGATTAAccgcctccccctcctcctgcccccaaaatgTTTGGGATCGTATTTGGAGGATGGTAGGAAGCACATGACTGAGGAAGGGATGGACTGAGCTAATCGCCTGTTggtggtttctttttaaaaacaacaacaacaacaaagcttaaGTTTTACATAGAAACATTAATAAACAATAAAGTTCTTTTCTTATTGTATCCCTGTCTTTTCCTTGTCCCGCCCTCACCAGCTGGTGATTGGCACCAGCTGTCCTCTGGCTCAGGGTTAGCCGTTCCCCCGGGACAGCCCTGGATCTGCCCTGTCCAGCTGCCTTCACGCCTCTGTTGGAGTTTTTCTCATCCTCAGGGCTCCTTGCCCTCTGCAAGGCACTAAAATGTGCTTCAGCCTCCTGAATGCGCTTTTCTTTCCCACTTCTAGCGGTAGCCGTAAAAAAGCCAATCAGGGGCCGACTCAAGGTTATCTAGCCAATCCAGGACcagaggtggggggcggggcttCAGGAGGACTGTCAGGAGCTGGGCGACCAGGGCGGTTAGACATCGTAAACGCGCTAATGGCCACAGCTCAGGGGCGGAGCCCAAGCAGCGAAGGCCTAGACCCATCGCCAATAGGAAGAGGCAGGCTTACTAAATTAAAGGGAAATGAGAGCTTCGGCGGACCTGAGTCCGGAGTCCTTAGCGGCGTACGAGACGTGGTACCTTTAAGGTGGAATGAAGCAGCCGTTTTTTAAAGGAGAAGTGGCCGAGTCGGCCGAGTATTGCCCAGCGGCTCGGGCGGGGGTGCCCGCCTGTGCCTTTAAAGCCTGAGGGGCGGGAGGCGGAGCGGAGGCGGAGGGCGGAGGGAGTCGGCGCAAGATGGCGGCGGGAGGGGCCCAGGCTGTGGCTCTGGCCGCCGAGTGAGGGGCGGGGGGGGCCCGGGGGCGCGCGGCCCGGTAAGCGGGGACGCGCGGGCTTGGGGGGCGCCTTCCGGGTGGGAGAGGAGGTCGAAGTACCGCTTGGGGCGGAGCAGAGGGGGGCGGGGTCCTATGTGGGCGGGGGTACTCAGGGGCGGAGCCAAAAGGCCACGGGGCGGGTCTTGAGATGGGCGATTAGGGATAACTGGGGGCAAGGGGCGTGGCTAACCAGGGGCATGGCCTAAAGGGAAATGGTTTTCGATGCCAGAACCGACCTGTCCCCCCCACCCAAGAAAAGTGTACAAAACCCCAGTAAGGTAAATTTTATTAAGTTGGGCTCTCAGGCAAATGGGAATTTCTGAGGGGAGGCACCCCAGTCCCCAGGAGTACCTTATTTCTCTAACCTCCAAAGAAAGAGCACTGGATTTGGAGTTAGGACTCCTGCGTTTGTGGGTGCTGCCACTTAATGGTGTGACCTTGGATAATCTCttaatctttctgagcctcagtttcctcatctgtcaaatggggttGAGAGGAGTGCCTACCTTATAGTGTCCTTGTAGGGGGTTACCCAGATAATAAATGTGAAGGTGTTTTTAAACTGTAAAGAGCTGTGTCATTATGAGATGTTATCATtcgtctctctttttctttccagagACCCCCCCGGccgccctcctccttcccttgttCCTGTGGCTGGGGGGGTACCCCTTCCCTCCACACCATGGagccatctcctctgtctcccagCGGGGCAGCACTCCCCCTGCCTCTATCACTGGCCCCGCCACCACTGCCCCTGCCTGCAGCCGCCGTGGTACATGTGTCCTTCCCAGAGGTGACCAGTGCCCTCCTGGAGTCTCTCAATCAGCAGCGGCTGCAGGGCCAGCTCTGTGATGTGTCCATCCGGGTGCAGGGACGGGAGTTCCGGGCTCATCGTGCTGTCCTGGCTGCTTCTTCCCCTTACTTCCACGACCAGGTCCTACTCAAGGGCATGACTTCCATCTCGCTGCCCAGCGTCATGGACCCAGGAGCCTTTGAGACTGTCTTGGCTTCAGCTTACACTGGCCGCCTCAGCATGGCCGCTGCTGACATTGTTAACTTCCTCACAGTGGGGTCTGTGCTCCAAATGTGGCACATCGTGGATAAGTGCACTGAACTCCTCCGAGAGGGCCGGGCCTCAGCCAGCGCCACCACCGTCACCACTGCTGCAGCCATGTCGGCCACTGTCCCTGGTGCTGGGGTCCCTTCAGGGAGTGGGGGCACGGTGGCCCCTGCCACTGTGAGCTCCTTGCGCTCCCATGCCTCCAGCCGGGCCAGTGAGAATCAATCCCCCAGCAGCAGCAACTACTTCAGCCCCCGGGAGTCCACTGAGTTCTCATCTTCCTCCCAGGAGGCCTTTGCAGCTTCTGCAGTGGGCAGTGGGGAGCGCCGCACGGGCGGCCCTGTATTCCCTGCCCCTGTGGTTGGCAGTGGGGGTGCTACCTCTGGCAAGCTGCTGCTGGAGGCAGATGAGCTGTGTGATGACGGTGGGGATGGGAGAGGTGCGGTGGTCCCTGGGGCTGGGCTCCGCCGGCCCACCTATACACCCCCCAGCATTGTGCCACAGAAACACTGGGTATATGTGAAGCGGGGTGGAAACTGCCCAGCATCGGCACCCCTGGCTCCGCAAGACCCAGACCTGGaagaggatgaggaggaggaagacttgGTGTTGACCTGTGAGGATGACGAAGATGAAGAGCTGGGGGGTGGCTCTGGGGTTCCAGCAGGGGGAGGACCTGAGGCTACCCTTAGCATAAGTGATGTCCGGACCCTGTCTGAGCCTCCGGACAAGGGAGAGGAGCAGGTTAATTTCTGTGAGTCCTCCAATGACTTTGGTCCCTATGAAGGTGGGGGTCCTGGGGCAGGGCTTGATGATTCAGGGGGACCAACCCCTTCATCCTATGCTCCAGCCCACCCTCCAAGGCCCCTGCTCCCACTGGACATGCAGGGCAACCAGATCCTAGTCTTCCCAtcctcttcatcctcctcctcctcacagcCGCCAGGGAACCAAGCTGAACACGGGGCGGTGACCCTGGGGGGCACACCGGCAGGGACCCTGGGCGGGCCAGGTGGTACTGGCGGGACCCCTGGAGGGACAGGCAGTGGGGATGGAAATAAGATCTTTCTGTGCCACTGCGGGAAAGCCTTCTCCCACAAGAGCATGCGAGATCGTCATGTGAACATGCACCTCAACCTGCGGCCCTTTGACTGCCCCGTGTGCAACAAAAAGTTCAAGATGAAGCATCACCTGACGGAGCACATGAAGACGCACACGGGTCTCAAGCCCTACGAGTGCAGTGTCTGCGCCAAGAAGTTCATGTGGCGAGACAGCTTCATGCGCCACCGGGGACACTGTGAGCGCCGGCACCACTtaggaggcgggggcgggggtggaccGGGCCCCGGGGGCGGGCCCAGCGGACCggccttgcagcccaagagagagtcccccggcggcggcggcgggggcagcGGCGATGAGGCGAGTGGGGCCACGCCCCCGTCCAGCCGATGCGTCTGGTCCCCGCTCAGTGTCCACAAGGTGGAAATGGGCTTCAGTGGGGGCGGCGGAGCAAACTGAAGGGGCGGCCCACCGGGGTAGCTTTCCGGGAAGAGAGATTAGGGATCACGAGTCTGGGGCACTGTGGACCCTACGTGATCTCCCAACACACTGTCTTCCTGTCTCTATGgacttgtgtatatatatcctgGAGGCGGTACCACGTCGCACCATGGGCTACCCTATTCCACTCCTCAGCCCCACCTCCCCAAAGTATCCCTGTATCTCAGCCCTTCCTTCCCTGCAGATGGGTGCACAGAAGCCCCAGCTCCCGAGTAGGGCgcatgtggggtgggggtgggggtgggggtgagggggcttGTTGAGCATCCAGGAGTCACTGGGTCAAGGGTCAGGTGGTTGTAGTCTGTACCTGAAGTCTGTGTTTGTGTAGTTGTAGGGACCAGGCCTTAGAGCCCCACCCTTGTCCTAGAATATAGCCTGCCCCCCAAAAGGATGTTCCCTTTATTTCTACCCTAATCTCTCCTCCCCCACTTTGGGGGTCCCCAACTCAATTCTCACTGGGGAGAGCGGGGGATGGAGACAAGGAGGGACTAAGTCGTAGGAGTacaggtttttattttaaatcttattttttctaaacagtgattaaaatatttattggtcATTTCATTTGGCTTCCCGACAACCCCGATGTGTCTGCTTGGGACCGGGCACAGGTGGGGAAAGGTGGAGTAATGGTTCTCAGGGAAGTGGATTCGGGGTTGGGGGGGGACAAGCGGGGGCGCCTCGGGTGTGGGAAGACTCCCAGACTCTGCAGCGCTGGGTGATCCAGGAGGCCTGGGCGGGGCTGAGGTCCCCAGACCGGAACTCCCCAACTGGAGAGGATGTTCCGGAACCCCTGCCCGGCgcaggggaggggggaaggcGGGGAGAGAACCTGCCTCCCACAAAATTTCCCCTAGCCTGAGAGGGGATTTCCTCCGCCCCACCTGCTGGCCtttggaggaaagtgaaagtgaaaggaggaAGAGGCTGCTTCGGAGCTGAGAAATCCGAGCGCCATGAAGCGCCTGTCCCTGCTCCTCGCTGTGGCTTTGGGTGAGCGACCCCCGTGATTCCTTGCACAGGGAACGGTGGGAGGTGAGCCCCGCCACGTCCGGGGATGGGGGAGGTCGGGTCACCTGAAGTTGGGGCCGGGCCTTCACTCGCGCCCCTCTCCCCAGGCTTGGCGACCGCTGTCTCGGCCAGACCCGCGGTGATTGAGTGCTGGTTCGTGGAGGATGCGGGCGGGGGCAAGTTGGCCAAGAAACCCGCTGCCCTGCTGCTGCGCCAGGGCGCGGAGAGCCCACCTCCTCGACCGGACCTCGCGCCAGAGCGCTACCTCAAAGTTCACGGTGAGTCATCCCGGACTCGCTCCCAACTCTGTTGCCTCCCCCGAACCCCCCCAGCCCTTTGAGTCTCAGTGACctcgggcctcagtttcccccagcTGTAAAGTGAAACGATTCGCCCTCTCAGTCTCTCACGACCAGCTAGTCTGCACCTTTGAAAGTCCCTGGactctgccctcccctcttctttcctggcGGAGACTCGACGCCTGCAGCTCTTCTCTCTGCGTTCACAGACCCCGCGGGCGCCCTTCAGGCCGCCTTCAGGCAGTATCCCCGGGACGCCCCCGCGCCACGCTGCGAGATGAGCCTCTACGTCCCGCTCCCAGCCTCGGCCAAATGGCTCAGCGGCTTGACCCCGGAGCAGAGTTGCCCGCGGGCCCTAGACGGGACTTGGCTCATGGTCAGCATGTCTAGCCCGTACCTCAGCCTCTCCAGCCTCCTTCGACCACAGTCGGAGCCTCAGCCGGAGCCTGCTCTCATCACCATGGCAACAGGTAGCTACAGAGGGGAATGGGAGATTACTGGGTAGATTGTAAGGGTCCAAATCAGCCGTTAACTCGCTCTGCGGACTTGAGCGAGTCACTTCCCCAGTCGGGTCTccgtttctttatttgtaaatcaAGGCAGTTCAGTTAAAGTTAAAATGTCTTTACCGCTTCATCTAGTATCAAcctaatctaaaataaaatgcGGTTTGGGGCGGGGttttggggaggggtgggggttccGGACACCTGACCTcaagaatggagaaagaaatggcaacccactccagtattcttgcctagagaatcctgtgaacagaggagcctggtgggctgccgtctatggggtcgcacagagtcgaacacgactgaagcgacttagcagcagcagcagaccttaaGCAACTCTCTAGGCGAGGGGCTTGGGAGGGTCTCAAAAGCAGGAACTTTTGCTCCTTTCCTCTGAGATCTTGCTAGGCGCTCCCACCTTTGCTGTTcaccctgtttaaaaaaaaaaaaaacaaaaactgcctTCACGCCCCACCCGTTCCCACATCCGGCGCTGCAACAATCAGCAAAGCACAGGCTCTTGCGCTTAAGCGCGTTAACCTCTCCTGACAGCCTCCTCTTATGGCTCGTGATGATGCGTTGACTCTGTGATCTCTGAATGATGGGCTTGAGTGCATGGAAGGGAAGCGGCGGGGGATCTGGTGGTTCCGGCTGCAAGGACGGACCACTTGCCGCATTGTGTAACCCGGTTGGAGGCCCAGAGGTTGGGCACTTTTCGGGTCTTGGTCTTGGGAGTGGGTGGATAAAGCAAAAGTGGGGAAGATGCGACCTGGATTTGGGTTTCTTGGAGCTCTTCTCTGGAGGGTGATGGGAACAGAGTCCTTGGCAATTCTTAAACATTGTGTGATTTTATGGAAAGCATACAGCCTGACCTGCCGGTCAACCCCTACTGAGCCCTACACCCTGCCTTCCCCAGTACCTTCTCCCTGACATTCGAGAATCACCCAGGGGACTCAGCACCCACTACACAATCCTCACCTCTGCTTCCACCTCCATTCTTTGTCCCCAGACATTGCCCAGGGCAGGGACAGAGGCAAACTGTTGCTTGTGGGGACGGCAGTTGTCTCTAGTGGACAGGAGTATTTCCAAGGCTGTTGGTTTCACGAGGTAGGGTAAGAATGTCCCTTTTTCTCTGAATCTGCTTTTCTAGCTGTAAAATGTGGATGGTATTTCCCATCTGCCTTCCTGTTGTTGTGACAATCAAGGGAGACACTTTGTTAATTTATTCActgatttaataaatgtttattatcacCAAGAATAAATTAGGGCCCTGTAGTTCTCAGTTCGGTCTGCAAATAAGAATCCTTAAAAATTTCACTCCAGgtgaattaaatcagaatctctggggtggcCTTAAACACTTTTAAGGGTCACAGAGGTGATTAGATGTAGAGTCTACTCTCAGAAACGTTCTCATCAGATTTGTCATGAGATAATTTTAGAGTAGAAAGTGACTTGAGCCCTAAAAGAAGTGCGGATAGGGAGCCAAGGGCATGACCAGGTGAGAACGTTATTGCAGCTCACCCACCACCGGGGGTGAAAACTAgttgctgtgctcagtcttcCTTTTCAAACATTCTTGCTTGATTAGggatttaagaaaatgaaaggtgtttttttttttttttaatgtaaaattaaaaatagactcTTTCCAGGGTCACAGATCAACAGTTTTGCTAGTATGgatttatttatactttatttcttaCCAAGTAAGTTGTTAAATACTCTAAAATGTTTGTTGACAAATATACTTTCTTAATATACTTTGTGTGTATAGTATTTctcatcattcttttaaaattattatagaaaGTTTCAGTGATACACTAGGAGAGCAAAATGAACCTGTCATACACTGTATACCTACTTGTATAGTTATTACATTTACCAAATTTTTAAATGGGAATAacatcttatttattatttttggctgtgctgggtcttcattgctgggtgtGGGCTTTCTTCGgctgcagtgtgagggcttctcattgtggccgtttctcttgttgcagagcacaggctctacagtGCAGACTCAGTAGTAGTTacggcacatgggtttagttaatccaaggcatgtgggattttcctggaccagggattgaacctgtgctccctgcattgtaaagaggattcttaaccactggatcaccagagaagccctaccaAATTGTTATACCTATCTTCCTCCAATCTTCTAttcttttctggaagtgtttttaAGTATGTCTCATATTATTTTGCTTATAAGTACTTCAGTAAACATCTCTATTACATAAGGACTTTAACACCCCCCCTACACACAATAGCATTATACCtaacaaaacaaataataattcCTTAATATGATTTAATTTCTGGCCCATACTAAATTTTTCCCAGTTGTGTCAGTGATCCTATTTTACAATTGATTTATTTGAATCAGGATCAAAAAGATGTctatattttctctttggttGTTGAATCTGCTTGGGCTACCATTACAAAATATCGTAGACTGgggggcttaaacaacaggaatatattttctcacagttctggaggctagaagttcaagatcagtGTGCTAGCATGGCTGATGTCTGCTGAGAACTCTCCCCTTGTGGTCACAGACAGCTGCCTTCTGGCTGTGTCCtcagagggagggaagagggagagagctttgctatttcttcctcttcttataagggcaccagCTCCATCAGATTAGGGCTTACCTATGACCTCATTGACTTGTATCACTAACTCCAACTCCCTGTCTCCAGTCACATTgcaggttagggcttcaacatatgaattggggGTTGGGGAAGGCAGAGCCGCAAACATCCAGTCCATAGCAGTTTTATCTCTCGAGTCTGTCTTATTGTAATTGCCCCATCCCTTTAAATGCTATTGGCTTGTCATTTGTTCTGTAGATGTTCCCTTATTCTATATTTGACCAATTGTTTGCTCATCCTGTCATTTCCTGTGTTCCTTTTCCCTCCATGTTTCCTATACATTGATAGTTAGAGCTAGAGGTTTGATTAGATTtgggtttaatttttttcagtaatacCCTATAATAGTTGTTATCATTCACTTTTAACAGAAAAGCATAGACCTATATAATACAAACTGTGAAACAGTAGAAATTTCCTTACCAACAGGTTTTGGCCCTGTTAtgtttacatgtatatttttacagAGTCCAGGTTGTGGAATGCAGGTCTAAAATTGCTTCAATTACCCATATTAAAGAGCACTCTTAGCTTAAGATTTGCTTATTAATTCTACAGATTTATTCATACAATTCAAAAGTGTGTTTCTGGATttaaataaactaaatgaaattacTTACTTTTTTTACTCTCTTGAACAAAAATAGTCCTATGAGGTTCAGCGAAGTTTGTAGGCCTTAGAAGCTAGGATTAAAAGTTACATAaaagtagggaattccctggtggtc of the Bubalus kerabau isolate K-KA32 ecotype Philippines breed swamp buffalo chromosome 3, PCC_UOA_SB_1v2, whole genome shotgun sequence genome contains:
- the ZBTB22 gene encoding zinc finger and BTB domain-containing protein 22 yields the protein MEPSPLSPSGAALPLPLSLAPPPLPLPAAAVVHVSFPEVTSALLESLNQQRLQGQLCDVSIRVQGREFRAHRAVLAASSPYFHDQVLLKGMTSISLPSVMDPGAFETVLASAYTGRLSMAAADIVNFLTVGSVLQMWHIVDKCTELLREGRASASATTVTTAAAMSATVPGAGVPSGSGGTVAPATVSSLRSHASSRASENQSPSSSNYFSPRESTEFSSSSQEAFAASAVGSGERRTGGPVFPAPVVGSGGATSGKLLLEADELCDDGGDGRGAVVPGAGLRRPTYTPPSIVPQKHWVYVKRGGNCPASAPLAPQDPDLEEDEEEEDLVLTCEDDEDEELGGGSGVPAGGGPEATLSISDVRTLSEPPDKGEEQVNFCESSNDFGPYEGGGPGAGLDDSGGPTPSSYAPAHPPRPLLPLDMQGNQILVFPSSSSSSSSQPPGNQAEHGAVTLGGTPAGTLGGPGGTGGTPGGTGSGDGNKIFLCHCGKAFSHKSMRDRHVNMHLNLRPFDCPVCNKKFKMKHHLTEHMKTHTGLKPYECSVCAKKFMWRDSFMRHRGHCERRHHLGGGGGGGPGPGGGPSGPALQPKRESPGGGGGGSGDEASGATPPSSRCVWSPLSVHKVEMGFSGGGGAN
- the DAXX gene encoding death domain-associated protein 6 — encoded protein: MATANSIIVLDDDEEDEAAAQPGPSHPPPNPASPRAEAPGSSQPHGAGGSSSSGGKKCYKLENEKLFEEFLALCKTQTADHPEVVPFLYNRQQRAHPLFLASAEFCNILSRVLSRAQNRPAKLYVYINELCTVLKAHSAKKKLNLAPAATTSSEPSGNNPPTDPSSDPNAETTASEAPRTHGSRRQIQRLEQLLALYVAEIRRLQEKELDLSEMDDPDSTYLQEARLKRKLIRLFGRLCELKDCSSLTGRVIEQRIPYRGTRYPEVNRRIERLINKPGPDTFPDYGDVLRAVEKAAARHSLGLPRQQLQLMAQDAFRDVGIRLQERRHLDLIYNFGCHLTDDYRPGIDPALSDPVLARRLRENRSLAMSRLDEVISKYAMMQDRNEESERQKRRARLPQATSSHSEDTPKSSLDSGEGPSGMASQECPTTSKAEIDDEEDEESEEEEEEEEEEDEEEEEDEEEDDEATDSEEEEDLEQMKEGQGDDEEEEEEAEKDGDKSPVSPLPISTEKNLEPHKGNNGSSEKQQNKRLTESPSSLAEEPPAPSNVVAGSREERLEELPLEEESPMSQLFELEIEALPLDTTPSPEERDISSSKKSEDLLTTVLENGAAMVTSTSFNGGVSPHTWGDSSPPRKKSRKEKQTEAGPLGKSHVEMQRAVQKNGQKTHALPSPPSPLASMAPVADSSTRVDSPSHGLVTSSLCSPLPTRLSHTPQSQPSRPGTYKMSVATQCDPEEIIVLSDSD